In Campylobacter suis, the following proteins share a genomic window:
- a CDS encoding MacB family efflux pump subunit, whose product MIELKNITKKFKIGKNEATVLKNVNLKIKKGEFIAIIGQSGSGKSTLMNILGCLDNASSGEYLLEGKDITNFKADELAELRREKFGFIFQRYNLLSSLNATQNVALPSIYAGVNKKSRQERAVEILSGLGLSDKTQSLPNKLSGGQQQRVSIARALMNGGEIILADEPTGALDSKSGEMVMQILLDLYKQGHTIIIVTHDQNIANYANRVIEIKDGSIISDSVKKDEIFLKKPSQKPKKSIFTYYKDQLIESFKMSLSAIISHKLRSILTMLGIIIGIAAVVSMVALGKGSQEQILQSIRKVGTNTIDIMPGKGFGDMLSGRVRTLSISDVVLLQEQDFLESVTPNTSTSGTATFRNLSLTASLRGGGVDTLKVNGLNIETGRMFNADEVAASASVVVIDQNTKRSFFKDEDPIGKILLLNKKPLMIIGVIAQNSNSFGDPSQLRIYAPYSTVINKITGDRYISSITAKIDEKVNAQVAEKMITELLTIKHGRQDFFTRNSDSIKKTMEETIGTMRLLISSIAVISLIVGGIGVMNIMLVSVTERTKEIGIKMAIGARQTNILQQFLIEAILLCIIGGVVGVGLAYGVGYIVNSTGLFKMIFSNESVIAALVTSMGIGIVFGYMPARNASLLNPIDALSRE is encoded by the coding sequence GTGATAGAGCTCAAAAATATCACCAAAAAATTTAAAATCGGCAAAAACGAAGCTACTGTCTTAAAAAATGTAAATTTAAAAATAAAAAAAGGCGAGTTTATCGCCATTATCGGGCAAAGTGGCTCTGGCAAATCAACTTTGATGAACATACTTGGCTGTCTTGACAATGCTAGCAGTGGCGAGTATTTACTTGAGGGTAAGGATATAACAAATTTTAAAGCGGACGAGCTAGCAGAGCTTAGGCGTGAAAAATTTGGATTTATATTTCAAAGGTACAACCTTCTTTCAAGCTTAAACGCCACACAAAATGTCGCTCTTCCTAGTATCTATGCTGGCGTAAATAAAAAGTCCCGCCAAGAGCGTGCAGTTGAAATTTTATCAGGCCTTGGTCTTAGCGACAAAACACAAAGCCTACCAAATAAACTAAGTGGTGGACAGCAGCAGCGTGTCAGCATAGCTAGAGCGTTGATGAATGGTGGCGAGATAATCCTTGCAGATGAGCCAACTGGCGCACTTGATAGCAAAAGTGGCGAGATGGTTATGCAAATTTTACTTGATTTATACAAACAAGGTCATACCATAATAATAGTCACGCACGACCAAAATATCGCAAACTACGCAAATCGAGTGATAGAGATAAAAGATGGAAGCATTATCTCAGATAGCGTAAAAAAAGATGAAATTTTTCTAAAAAAACCAAGCCAAAAACCTAAAAAAAGTATATTTACCTATTACAAAGATCAGCTTATAGAAAGCTTTAAAATGTCGCTTTCAGCCATCATTTCGCACAAGCTACGATCTATACTAACAATGCTTGGCATCATCATAGGCATCGCAGCAGTCGTTAGCATGGTAGCACTTGGCAAAGGCTCACAAGAGCAAATCTTACAAAGCATACGAAAAGTGGGCACAAACACCATCGATATTATGCCCGGAAAAGGCTTTGGAGATATGCTCTCTGGTAGGGTTAGAACGCTTAGTATTAGCGATGTAGTCCTGCTTCAAGAGCAAGACTTTTTAGAGTCAGTCACACCAAACACCTCAACAAGTGGCACAGCAACTTTTAGAAATTTATCACTCACAGCATCGCTTAGAGGCGGTGGAGTTGATACACTAAAAGTAAATGGGTTAAATATAGAAACTGGAAGGATGTTTAATGCCGATGAGGTAGCAGCCTCTGCCTCGGTGGTAGTCATAGATCAAAACACAAAAAGGTCATTTTTTAAAGATGAAGACCCTATAGGCAAGATCTTACTTTTAAACAAAAAACCTTTGATGATCATTGGCGTTATAGCGCAAAACTCAAATTCCTTTGGCGATCCAAGCCAGCTTAGAATTTACGCCCCATATTCAACCGTGATAAACAAAATAACAGGGGATCGCTACATTAGTTCTATTACAGCAAAGATTGATGAGAAAGTTAATGCACAAGTTGCCGAAAAGATGATAACCGAGCTTTTAACCATCAAACATGGCAGACAAGACTTTTTTACAAGAAACTCGGACAGCATAAAAAAAACCATGGAAGAGACCATAGGCACCATGAGACTACTCATATCATCAATAGCCGTTATATCGCTCATAGTTGGCGGTATAGGAGTGATGAACATAATGCTTGTTTCAGTGACTGAGCGAACAAAAGAGATAGGAATAAAAATGGCAATAGGAGCCAGACAAACAAATATCTTACAGCAATTTTTAATAGAAGCTATTTTGCTTTGTATAATAGGCGGAGTGGTCGGCGTTGGGCTTGCTTATGGGGTTGGCTATATCGTAAATAGCACTGGCTTGTTTAAGATGATATTTTCTAACGAATCAGTCATCGCAGCACTTGTAACTTCAATGGGCATAGGCATAGTCTTTGGCTATATGCCTGCAAGAAATGCAAGCCTTTTAAACCCAATAGACGCGCTTTCAAGGGAGTAG
- a CDS encoding MlaD family protein produces the protein MENKNSYTIVGLFFLISVSLLGIFMWWMSGSDGKSVGQKIYYIQTHELPTGVRVDSQVKFIGVGVGSVSKIDFLDDGKIEISMKIRDDIDIKSDSIAEIELQPISGVASINISRGVANSIKDEKHPIIKLEDSMLTKLRNQAQDITSKINVSLERLNSLLSEDNFKHLNSTLENLDEFSKLIGSKENSKNLSELLANLNAISSDVSKANVSDLSKNLNSILLNANKFLLSANAATASFSELAKNTQSKINSGQLNIKEAMTPLLNEASIFINDFSKTLREFRGAMDRLEDNPYDFFFKDPTSKDGR, from the coding sequence GTGGAAAATAAAAACTCATACACGATAGTTGGGCTATTTTTTCTTATCTCGGTCTCACTTCTTGGTATCTTTATGTGGTGGATGAGCGGAAGCGATGGCAAGAGTGTTGGTCAAAAAATTTACTACATACAAACCCATGAGTTGCCAACTGGTGTAAGGGTTGATTCTCAGGTTAAATTTATTGGTGTTGGCGTTGGAAGTGTAAGCAAGATAGATTTTTTAGATGATGGCAAGATAGAGATCAGTATGAAAATACGCGATGATATAGACATAAAAAGCGACTCTATCGCTGAGATAGAGCTTCAGCCTATAAGTGGTGTGGCTAGTATTAATATCTCTCGTGGTGTTGCAAACAGTATAAAAGATGAAAAACATCCTATTATCAAGCTAGAAGATAGTATGCTTACAAAGCTTAGAAACCAAGCCCAAGATATAACATCAAAGATAAATGTAAGTTTAGAGCGCTTAAACTCGCTTCTTTCTGAAGACAATTTTAAGCATCTTAACTCAACGCTTGAAAATTTAGATGAGTTTAGTAAGCTCATAGGAAGTAAGGAAAACTCTAAAAACCTAAGTGAGCTTTTGGCAAATTTAAACGCTATAAGCTCTGATGTAAGTAAGGCAAATGTGAGTGATTTAAGCAAAAACCTAAACTCTATCTTGCTTAATGCGAATAAATTTTTACTAAGCGCCAACGCCGCAACGGCATCTTTTAGTGAGCTTGCAAAAAACACACAAAGCAAGATAAACTCAGGTCAGCTAAACATCAAAGAGGCTATGACGCCGCTACTGAATGAAGCTAGTATATTTATAAATGACTTTTCTAAGACATTAAGAGAATTTCGCGGTGCGATGGATAGACTTGAGGATAATCCTTATGATTTTTTCTTTAAAGACCCAACATCAAAGGACGGTAGATGA
- a CDS encoding COG3400 family protein, protein MKKILIIADGLFAKSFIDKLYGLRSNLHHYVVISNDKDIIDTKNSFENFTYHHFDPTSLSRLKAVISGYFSQFIIIMQNEVDAIASYENLRQISTKTDIVFLNLWNIKHEGMSEDKHLEFVDNNSIISTHFVGHLPDMPSLADNIGLGQGEIMEVKVPIGSSYMYRHLSSLQQKRWRIALIYRSGELLLPSNSLMIRPNDTLLIVGDPQALHAVYRSIKREPGQFPSPFGSNIYVFLDMKVMNDQRMQKIVANALYLHENLSNKRLIFRVINPTFNPTFKMLKEIHEEKISVVIDYMTADNSQIIADISNNDIGFVITDDGYFNKFKHFFYMLKLPVLKLGERDFSEIKQGAILSDGKENIENQSAVIMDIASQLKMEIKLYYFNVKNTKDEDITEHFESISSLFEKDISIENSKKNPLLKLSQIDTMLQFITFDEHLLKGGLSTLLSTSISRHYGKMKKNAQLFIPASS, encoded by the coding sequence ATGAAAAAAATTTTAATCATAGCAGATGGGCTTTTTGCAAAAAGTTTTATAGACAAGCTTTATGGTTTACGCTCAAACTTACACCATTATGTCGTTATTTCAAACGATAAAGATATTATCGATACAAAAAATTCATTCGAAAATTTTACATATCATCACTTTGATCCAACATCTCTTTCAAGGCTAAAAGCTGTGATAAGCGGCTATTTTAGTCAGTTTATCATCATTATGCAAAATGAGGTTGATGCTATAGCTAGCTATGAAAATTTACGCCAGATTAGCACAAAAACAGATATAGTTTTTCTAAATTTATGGAACATCAAACATGAGGGTATGAGTGAGGATAAGCATCTTGAGTTTGTCGATAATAACTCTATTATATCAACACACTTTGTTGGGCACTTGCCAGATATGCCATCACTAGCTGATAATATCGGTCTTGGACAAGGTGAGATCATGGAGGTTAAAGTCCCAATAGGAAGCTCATATATGTATCGTCACCTAAGTTCATTGCAACAAAAAAGGTGGCGTATAGCACTTATATATCGAAGCGGCGAGCTTCTTTTGCCAAGCAATAGCCTAATGATTCGCCCAAATGATACGCTTTTAATCGTAGGCGATCCACAGGCTTTGCATGCAGTTTATCGCTCGATAAAGCGTGAGCCTGGGCAGTTCCCAAGCCCTTTTGGTAGCAATATCTATGTGTTTTTAGATATGAAAGTAATGAATGACCAAAGAATGCAAAAAATAGTTGCAAACGCCCTGTATCTGCATGAAAATTTAAGCAACAAGCGTCTTATATTTAGGGTTATCAATCCAACTTTTAATCCAACTTTTAAAATGCTAAAAGAGATACATGAGGAGAAAATTTCTGTTGTGATTGACTATATGACTGCTGATAATTCGCAGATTATAGCAGATATTTCTAATAACGATATAGGCTTTGTGATAACTGATGATGGGTATTTTAATAAATTTAAACACTTTTTTTATATGCTAAAACTACCAGTTTTAAAGCTTGGAGAGCGAGATTTTAGTGAGATAAAGCAGGGTGCTATACTTAGTGATGGAAAGGAAAACATAGAAAATCAATCAGCCGTCATCATGGATATCGCATCTCAGTTAAAAATGGAGATAAAGCTTTATTATTTTAATGTAAAAAACACAAAAGATGAGGACATAACAGAGCACTTTGAGAGTATTAGTAGTCTTTTTGAAAAGGACATCAGTATAGAAAATAGCAAGAAGAATCCACTTCTAAAACTATCGCAAATCGACACTATGTTACAGTTTATAACATTTGATGAGCACTTGCTAAAAGGTGGTTTATCAACTCTTTTATCAACAAGCATTTCGCGCCATTATGGCAAGATGAAAAAGAACGCACAGCTGTTTATACCAGCTAGTTCATAA
- the aroB gene encoding 3-dehydroquinate synthase, protein MKVELNLHKATQKYNVYIDELDEIKLNGKVGIITNPKVAGLWLGWLLERLKCDEYFIITVADGEEYKNMASVEQILEQLFVSKFDRSSMLIALGGGVISDMTGFVASIYERGINFINIPTTLLAQVDASVGGKTGVNNKFGKNLIGSFYQPVAVYCESRFLKTLPEREFAAGLAEAVKMAVMFDSSMLDMLENFNLKDEGALAKIIYNAVWLKADVVQQDEHEKGLRAVLNYGHTFAHVIENETNYKQFLHGEAVAIGMNMANALAASLGLMSEQEKLRIKRLLEKFSLPTTYKIADENSFYEAFFMDKKSENKKIKFILPKGIGAHEIRSDIKKEQVIEILREFR, encoded by the coding sequence ATGAAAGTAGAGCTAAATTTACATAAAGCAACACAAAAATACAATGTCTATATCGATGAGCTAGATGAGATAAAACTAAATGGCAAAGTTGGTATCATAACAAACCCAAAAGTGGCTGGACTTTGGCTTGGCTGGCTACTTGAGCGGTTAAAGTGTGATGAGTATTTTATCATCACTGTTGCCGATGGGGAAGAGTATAAAAATATGGCTAGTGTGGAGCAAATTTTAGAGCAGCTTTTTGTAAGTAAGTTTGATAGAAGTTCTATGCTTATAGCCCTTGGTGGCGGAGTTATTAGCGATATGACTGGCTTTGTTGCTAGCATTTATGAGCGAGGTATAAACTTTATAAACATTCCCACTACGCTTTTAGCTCAAGTTGATGCTAGTGTAGGCGGAAAAACGGGTGTAAATAACAAATTTGGCAAAAATCTTATCGGCTCGTTTTATCAGCCAGTGGCTGTTTATTGCGAAAGTAGGTTTTTAAAAACGCTACCAGAGCGTGAGTTTGCAGCTGGTTTGGCTGAGGCTGTAAAGATGGCTGTGATGTTTGATAGCTCGATGCTTGATATGCTTGAGAATTTTAATTTAAAAGATGAAGGCGCGCTTGCTAAGATTATTTATAATGCAGTTTGGTTAAAGGCTGATGTAGTGCAGCAAGATGAGCATGAAAAAGGGCTTCGTGCGGTATTAAACTATGGGCACACCTTTGCTCATGTGATAGAAAATGAGACAAATTATAAGCAGTTTTTGCACGGAGAGGCAGTGGCGATAGGTATGAATATGGCAAATGCCCTTGCCGCTAGTCTTGGACTTATGAGCGAGCAAGAAAAACTCAGAATAAAGAGGCTTTTAGAGAAATTTTCACTACCTACAACCTATAAAATAGCTGATGAAAATTCATTCTATGAAGCTTTTTTTATGGATAAAAAGAGTGAAAATAAAAAGATAAAATTTATCCTGCCAAAAGGTATAGGCGCTCACGAGATAAGAAGCGATATAAAAAAAGAGCAGGTTATAGAAATTTTAAGAGAATTTAGATGA
- a CDS encoding ABC transporter ATP-binding protein has product MKNIIEGRDITTNYGERIMHDSVSWSIKQGEIYGFLGGSGSGKTTLLKTMIYLNKPKSGTLLFDGKDMWNSDTKTKQEIKLECGTMFQFGALYSSMSVLDNVGVLLSEYSKFSKREIDEIANFWIQKVGLKKQSATLYPSELSGGMKKRVALARALALSPRVLFLDEPNSGLDPMSARAMDELLVNLREALGISVVMVTHDVDSIFDILDRFLIIENKKIVFEGDLKELETAEYNPLEELFKTRNNSGK; this is encoded by the coding sequence ATAAAAAATATTATAGAAGGCAGAGATATAACGACAAATTACGGCGAACGCATAATGCATGATAGCGTGAGCTGGAGTATAAAACAGGGTGAAATTTATGGCTTTTTAGGCGGAAGTGGAAGTGGTAAAACTACACTTTTAAAAACGATGATATATCTAAATAAACCAAAGAGTGGGACATTGCTTTTTGATGGCAAAGATATGTGGAATAGCGACACAAAAACAAAGCAAGAGATAAAGCTTGAGTGCGGGACTATGTTTCAGTTTGGAGCACTTTATAGTTCTATGAGTGTGCTTGATAATGTTGGTGTTTTGCTTAGTGAGTATTCAAAATTTAGTAAGCGCGAAATAGATGAAATTGCAAATTTTTGGATACAAAAAGTTGGACTTAAAAAACAAAGTGCTACGCTTTATCCAAGTGAGTTAAGTGGCGGTATGAAAAAGCGCGTAGCCTTAGCTAGAGCTCTTGCGCTTAGCCCTAGAGTTCTTTTTTTAGATGAGCCTAATAGCGGACTTGATCCAATGAGCGCCAGAGCGATGGACGAACTTCTTGTAAATTTGCGAGAAGCACTTGGTATAAGCGTTGTGATGGTAACGCATGATGTTGATAGTATTTTTGATATACTTGATAGATTTTTAATAATTGAAAATAAAAAAATAGTTTTTGAAGGCGATCTTAAAGAGCTTGAAACGGCTGAATATAACCCGCTTGAAGAGCTATTTAAAACAAGGAATAACAGTGGAAAATAA
- a CDS encoding MlaE family ABC transporter permease — protein MDHFSVEVLKTKQLLLYKFKGKLDYKSAKKVREILSNSLRFKGEVEYDFSLLLRLDYACAILLKRAINAKKVSIKNANHSIKSVLLMLDDKDIDFKYKAPQKNLNLLERLGKRVIEGFYNVFELAGFLGEFIIKCFAILLNPTKLRLRELSNYIKDAGVNAVFIVSLTSFLIGVVLAYLGSSMLANFGASIFIVEIMGMLTLREVAPLIAAIVIAGRSASSFTAQIGAMKLTEEIDAMRTMGFDPFSFLVLPRIIAMMICVPLIIFIADAVSIFGQMIVCENLLDISFSSYLSRFKDMVEMRHFLVGMIKAPFFGIVIAIIGCMRGFAVSGDSQSLGSLTTLSVVNAIFWVIAIDAFFAIFFMWVNL, from the coding sequence TTGGATCATTTTAGTGTAGAGGTTTTAAAAACCAAGCAGTTACTTTTGTATAAATTTAAGGGTAAGCTTGATTATAAAAGTGCCAAAAAAGTGCGTGAAATTTTATCAAATTCCTTGCGTTTTAAGGGCGAAGTGGAGTATGATTTTAGCTTGCTTTTGAGGCTTGATTATGCTTGTGCTATACTTTTAAAGCGTGCTATAAATGCTAAAAAAGTAAGCATTAAAAATGCAAACCATAGCATAAAATCAGTTCTTTTAATGCTTGATGATAAAGATATAGACTTTAAATATAAAGCCCCACAAAAAAATCTAAATTTGCTTGAACGACTCGGAAAAAGGGTTATAGAGGGTTTTTATAATGTTTTTGAGCTGGCTGGATTTTTAGGGGAGTTTATAATAAAATGTTTTGCCATTTTATTAAATCCAACAAAACTTCGTTTAAGAGAGCTTAGTAACTATATAAAAGATGCTGGAGTAAATGCTGTTTTTATCGTATCTTTGACATCTTTTTTAATAGGTGTCGTTCTTGCTTATCTTGGAAGCTCTATGCTTGCAAATTTTGGTGCGAGTATATTTATAGTTGAGATAATGGGCATGTTAACTTTGCGTGAAGTCGCACCACTTATAGCCGCTATTGTTATAGCTGGACGCTCAGCGTCAAGTTTTACAGCACAAATAGGAGCCATGAAGCTTACTGAAGAGATAGATGCTATGAGAACAATGGGGTTTGATCCTTTTAGCTTTCTTGTTTTGCCAAGGATTATAGCCATGATGATATGTGTCCCGTTAATCATCTTCATAGCTGATGCGGTTAGTATCTTTGGTCAGATGATAGTTTGTGAAAATTTACTTGATATATCGTTTTCAAGCTACCTCAGCCGTTTTAAAGATATGGTTGAGATGCGCCACTTCTTGGTTGGAATGATAAAAGCGCCGTTTTTTGGTATAGTTATCGCTATTATCGGCTGCATGCGCGGTTTTGCTGTTAGTGGCGACTCGCAAAGCCTTGGCTCGCTTACAACTTTAAGTGTTGTAAATGCTATATTTTGGGTTATAGCCATAGATGCTTTTTTTGCGATATTTTTTATGTGGGTAAATTTATGA
- a CDS encoding AEC family transporter encodes MLYNPHLVFKFKKFVVYTPLLSIFFIVALGFLAKKMKILEQKNSSVFINFVLCFALPALIFDKIYHINIDIHLLNIVTTGFFASAFGAVISLCISLLFKFSRPTTVSVVMLSFFGNTLFVGIPVIEGFFGRSAVDIVIFYDQVTTSIPIAILGPVILSFGVKQRVSLLQNCMKILKFPPFIAVTLALIAKSFSDIFVLPQELFTPLRMISSSVTPVALFAVGLGLNFGGVKSSYKGVCVVMLCRMVAPAVFFVLVMKFFNFEINQAWLVGIMLSTMPPMVLASAMIMKAELDSSLAVSSVALGVAFSFITLPIIYILFAS; translated from the coding sequence ATGCTTTATAATCCGCATTTAGTTTTTAAATTTAAGAAGTTTGTTGTGTATACCCCTTTATTGTCGATATTTTTTATAGTTGCGCTTGGGTTTCTTGCAAAAAAGATGAAAATTTTAGAGCAAAAAAACTCATCTGTTTTTATAAATTTTGTCCTTTGCTTTGCTTTGCCTGCACTAATATTTGATAAAATTTATCACATAAATATCGATATACATCTTTTAAATATCGTTACAACTGGCTTTTTTGCTTCTGCTTTTGGAGCTGTCATATCGCTTTGTATATCGCTACTTTTTAAATTTAGCCGCCCAACAACTGTTAGTGTTGTTATGCTTAGCTTTTTTGGCAATACACTTTTTGTTGGCATACCAGTTATAGAGGGCTTTTTTGGTCGTAGTGCAGTTGATATAGTTATATTTTATGATCAAGTAACAACATCTATACCCATTGCTATACTTGGACCTGTTATACTCTCTTTTGGTGTAAAACAGCGAGTAAGTCTTTTGCAAAATTGTATGAAAATTTTAAAATTCCCGCCATTTATAGCCGTTACTTTAGCTTTGATAGCAAAGAGTTTTTCTGATATTTTTGTATTGCCACAAGAGCTTTTTACTCCGCTTCGTATGATAAGCTCTAGCGTAACTCCTGTTGCGCTCTTTGCGGTTGGGCTTGGCTTAAATTTTGGCGGAGTAAAAAGTTCATACAAGGGTGTTTGTGTCGTAATGCTTTGTAGGATGGTGGCACCTGCGGTATTTTTTGTTTTAGTAATGAAATTTTTTAATTTTGAGATAAATCAAGCATGGTTAGTTGGCATTATGTTATCGACTATGCCACCTATGGTTTTAGCTAGCGCTATGATAATGAAAGCTGAGCTTGATAGCTCTCTTGCTGTTAGCTCTGTTGCGCTTGGAGTGGCTTTTAGTTTTATTACTTTACCCATAATTTATATACTGTTTGCAAGTTAG
- a CDS encoding efflux RND transporter periplasmic adaptor subunit, whose protein sequence is MFKKITLLFILIVGSYFAYEKFYKKEQKIEYITQKAAKGTLSKRVQATGEIFATELIDVGAQVGGQIKKLYVKLGDNVKKGDMIAEIDSQTQQNNVDNRRAQLEIYTAQLERAKVALDIAKTQFEREQNLYKNSATSRVEFENTKNSYTTANANIKEIKAQIEQAKIALDTAQIDLGYTKITAPRDGTVVSVQVEEGQTVNANQTTPTIVNIADLSNVKLKMQIAEGDITKISVGTRVEYSILSEPNKKFNTTISSIDPALTTLSDGKYSNKSTSNISSSSSAIYYYAQSIVQNSEGILRIGMTTENALFVDEVKDAIIVPSIAIKNEDKQKFVEILVNGKNVEKRAVTTGISDSLRTQILSGVSEGEAVITSQGTSEEIASLVSKERRGMR, encoded by the coding sequence ATGTTTAAAAAAATTACACTACTTTTTATACTTATCGTAGGCTCATACTTTGCCTATGAAAAATTTTACAAAAAAGAACAAAAGATCGAGTATATAACTCAAAAAGCAGCAAAAGGCACACTGTCAAAACGCGTTCAGGCAACTGGAGAAATTTTTGCGACCGAGCTTATTGATGTGGGTGCGCAAGTTGGTGGACAGATAAAAAAACTCTATGTTAAACTTGGCGATAATGTAAAAAAAGGCGATATGATAGCCGAGATAGACAGCCAAACGCAGCAAAACAATGTAGATAACCGTAGAGCTCAGCTTGAAATTTACACAGCTCAGCTTGAAAGGGCAAAGGTAGCTCTTGATATAGCAAAAACACAGTTTGAAAGAGAGCAAAACCTTTATAAAAATAGTGCCACTTCAAGGGTTGAATTTGAAAATACAAAAAACTCATACACGACAGCAAATGCAAATATAAAAGAGATAAAAGCTCAGATAGAACAGGCAAAAATAGCTCTTGATACAGCTCAAATAGACCTTGGATACACTAAAATCACAGCCCCAAGAGACGGTACTGTCGTTTCAGTGCAGGTTGAAGAAGGGCAGACAGTAAATGCCAATCAAACTACCCCAACTATCGTAAATATAGCCGACCTTAGCAATGTCAAACTAAAAATGCAAATCGCAGAAGGCGACATAACAAAAATTTCAGTCGGAACTCGTGTTGAGTACTCTATACTTTCAGAGCCAAATAAAAAATTTAACACGACCATAAGCTCCATAGACCCAGCCCTTACTACCCTAAGTGATGGAAAATACTCAAACAAATCCACATCAAACATAAGCTCAAGCTCATCTGCTATATATTATTATGCACAAAGCATAGTTCAAAATAGCGAAGGTATCTTGCGAATAGGTATGACAACGGAAAATGCCCTTTTTGTAGATGAGGTAAAAGATGCGATCATAGTGCCTAGTATAGCAATAAAAAACGAAGATAAGCAAAAATTTGTAGAGATTTTAGTAAATGGAAAAAATGTTGAAAAAAGGGCTGTTACAACAGGCATAAGCGATAGTCTAAGGACACAAATTTTAAGCGGTGTGAGCGAAGGCGAAGCAGTTATAACATCGCAAGGCACAAGTGAAGAGATAGCAAGCCTTGTTTCAAAAGAGCGAAGAGGTATGAGGTGA